Part of the Cellulomonas hominis genome, AGCAGCGGGATGATCGAGAGCACGACGCCGGCCATGATCAGCGGCATGTCCTGGAAGAACCCGGCCTGCAGCAGCTTGAGGGCCACCGGGAGCGTGGGGTTCTGGGTGCCGAGCACGATGGACGGCCAGAAGAAGTTCGTCCACGAGGTGATGAACGTGAACAGCGCGAGCATCGCCGCGGCCGGGCGGGCCGCCGGGAGGGCGACCGACCAGAACGTCCGGAACATCGACGCGCCGTCGACGCGGGCCGCCTCGATGAGCTCGTAGGGGAGTGCGGAGTCGAGGTACTGGGTCATCCAGAACACGCCGAACGCGGTGACGAGCGCGGGCAGGATCACCGCGAGCAGGTTGCCGGTGAGGTGCAGCTCGCGCATGACGATGTACAGCGGCACGACGCCGAGCTGGGTCGGGACGGCCATCGTCGCGATGACGAACACGAGCAGGGGCCCGCGTCCGCGGAACCGGAGCTTGGAGAACGAGTACCCGGCGAGCGTCGAGAAGAAGACGACGGACGCGCTGGTGACGACGGCGACGATCAGCGAGTTGCCGGTGGCGCGCACGAGGTCGATGTCGGCCTCGAACACCCGCTGGAGGTTCGCGAGGAACTCGCCGCCCGGGATGAGCGAGGGCACCGGGTTCTGGGCGATCTCCGCCGACGTCGAGGACGACAGCAGGAACGTGAAGTACAGCGGGTAGGCCGAGATGAGGATGAACGCGGTCAGGATCGTGTACGTGATCCAGCCCGGCCGGCGGTCGGCGCCGCCGCCGTGCGAGCCCTTCTTGCGGCCGACGCCCCGGCGCGCGGCGCGGGCCGCGCCCTTGCCGGCGGTCTGCTCGATGACGGGGATGGAGGGGGTGCTCATCGCGGGTTCACCTCGGTCGGGGCGGCTGCCGGCACGGCGGCGTCGGACGTCCGCTTCAGCGACCGCTCCAGCGCGCGCGCGTTCTTGCGGCTCTGCTTGCGGGCGGCCTTCGCGGACCTGCTCAGGTCGTCGGCGGAGGAGATCTTGCGTGTCAGCCAGTTGTTGAGCAGGGCGAACACGATGATGATCAGGAACAGCAACCAGGCGACCGCGGCTGCCCGCCCGAGCTGCTGCTTGTTCCAGCCCAGCTCGTAGAGGTAGAGCGTCACGGTCTTCCACTGGCCGTTGGAGCCGCCGAGGCCGGTCGCGTCGTACATGCGCGGCTCGTCGAAGATCTGCAGGCCGCCGATGGTGGACGTGAGGATGACGAAGATCATCGTCGGCCGGACCATCGGGACGGTGATGGAGAAGAACTGGCGCAGGCGGGTGGCGCCGTCGATCGTCGCGGCCTCGTACAGGTCGCGGGGGATGGCCTGCATCGCGGCCAGCAGGATCAGCGCGTTGTAGCCGGTCCAGCGGAAGTTGACCATCGAGGCGATCGCGATGTGCGACGCGAACGCGTCCTTGTGCCAGCCGACCGGGTCGATGCCGACGTAGCCCAGGAGCGTGTTGATCATGCCCGAGCCGTCGGCGAACATCTTCGAGAAGACCAGGCCGACGGCGACCGGGGCGACGACGTAGGGCAGCAGGACGCCCATCCGCCAGAAGGTCTTGGCCCGCAGGTTCGCGTCCAGCATCGCGGCGATCACGAGGGCGGCGATGACCTGGGGGACCGTGGAGAGCAGGAAGATGCTGATGGTGTTGCGCAGCGCCTTCCAGAAGAACGTCTGCCCGAGCACGAACGTGAAGTTGTCCATGCCGACGAACTCGCCCTGGCCGCCGATGAGGCTCCACTCGTGCAGCGACACCCACGCGGTGTACAGCAGCGGGAACAGGCCGACGACGGCGAACAGCAGGAAGAACGGCGAGATGTACAGGTAGGGCGAGACCTTCACGTCCCACCGGCCCAGCGTCTGCCGGAAGCCGATCTTCCGGTGCGGGCGGTCGTCGGTGCTCGGTGCCGCGCCCCTCGGGGGCGCCGTCTGGGTGGCCATGGAGTTCCTTCGTGCGGGACGAGGCGGATCGGGCGGTGCGGGCGCGGGACGTTCCCGCACCGGGCGGACCGGACCGCCGGGAGGAGGAGCTCCCGGCGGTCCGGTCAGGCGGTGTGTCAGCCGATGGCGGCGACGGCCTCCTCGAAGCCCTTCCAGGACTCCTCGGGGGTCTGCGACTTGTCGACGTCGACGCGGTTGAAGGCGTCGGACAGGCCGGTGCGGATGGTGAAGTAGTTCTCACCCTTGTACGGCGCGACGGAGATGGCCGCGGACCGGTCGGTGTAGATCTGGCCGGTCGGCGCGTCGTTGAAGAACTCGCGGGTCATGCCCTGGAGCTCGTCCGACTGCTGCGCCTCGATCTGGCTCGGGAAGTTGCCGTTGACCGCGAAGGCCTTGAGCTGCTGCTCCGGGGCGGTCAGCCAGTCGGCGAGCGCCTGGGCCTCCTCCGGGTGCTCCGACATCGCCGGGACGGCGAGGAACGAGCCGCCCCAGTTGCCGCCGCCGCCGGGGAAGACGTTGGCGATGTCCCAGCCCTCGACGCCGGACGCGTTGCCCTCGATGTTGCCGAGGAACCACGCCGGGGCGAGCGCCACCGCGAAGCCGTTGGTCTGGAACGCGTTCGTCCAGTCCTCCTCCCACTGCTTGAGGCCGGCGGACTGGTCCTCGTGCGACAGGATCGTGTCGTAGATGTCGCGGATCTCGGGGTTGTCGAGCGCGATGATCTCGCCGCTGTCGGGGTCCTCGAAGGGCACCTCGACCTGGTTGATCATGCCCTGGGCGAGGGCGTCGGCCGAGTCGAAGAACTTCGGGCCGGTGCCGGCGGCCATGAACTGGTCGCCGACCGCGAAGAAGTCGTCCCAGGTGGCGTCGGCGCCGCCGAACAGCTCGGCGACCTCCTCGCGGTCCGTCGGCAGGCCGGCGGCGGCGAACAGGTCGGCGCGGTAGGCGATGGCCTCCGGGCCGATGTCCGTCGGGTAGCCGAGCAGCGCGCCGTCGGGGGTGGTGGCCTGGTCGGTGGTCCACTTGTTCCAGCGGCCCTCGACCGAGTCGCTGGTCAGGTCGGTGAACTGGTCCGAGTACTGGATCATCTGCGGCAGCCAGTCGACCTCGACGCCCACGACGTCCGCGAGGCCCGAGCCGGCGCCGAGCGCCGTCTGGAACTGCTCCTTGGCGTCGTCCGACTTCGCGAACTTGTTGTGCTCGATCTTGATGTCCGGGTTGAGCTCCATGTACTCGTCGAGCAGGTCCTCGTACCCGAACTGGTTGAACGTCGAGATGGTCAGCGTGATCTGGCCACCCTCGTCGCCGCCGGCGGCGTCGTCGTCGGACGAGCCCCCGCCGCACGCCGTCGCGAGCAGGGCCACGCCCGTCGCTCCGGCCACGGCCATCCAGGTCTTGCGCGTGCTGATGCGCACTGTGACTCCCTCGTCAGTCGGACGGCGACTTCGCCGTCGCAGCGAGGACGCCGTTGTCGGCGTCCGGGGTGAGAGCGTTCCCAAGCTGCGCTGCGGGAGCGCTCTCACGACCTGTTCCGCACTCTCGTCCGGATCGTGGAAGGGTGTCAAGCCGCGACGCGTCCGAACGGGGTGTGGAAGCGATCCCATGACTGCATCGCCGCAGGTCAGAGCGCTGCGGGTCGCGGACGCGTTACGGAATCGTTACGCCTCGGTGGCGCTCGCGACCCACTCCCGCGCGACGGCCTCCTCGGCCTGCAGCGCCCCCCGGACCGCCTTCGCGGCGGCCTCCTCCACGGCGGCGCCGAACAGCGGCACGTGCGCCTTGAGGTCGCCGTCGTACGTGATGGTCGACGTGCCGCCGGCGCCGGCCAGCACGACGGTCCCCGTCAGCCGCACCGGCGCACCGGCGATCTCGACCGCCACGGTCCCGCGGCGGCCGCCGTCGGCGGCGGGGGGCTCCCACGCCTCGGCCTGGCGGACCTCGAGGGTCGAGCCGACGAAGGCCCGCACGTTCGGCGGGATCTGGTCGGTCGGCAGCGCGCGCCGGGTGGTGACCGTGAACGCGCCCTCCTCGCCCGGCGTCACGTCGACCTGGAGGTCCTCGGCGCCGCTCGCGCGGACCTTGGCGCGGACGTACACGGGATCCGCGAGCATCCTGCCCGCGGTCCGGGCGTCCGTGGGGACGGAGAGGGTGACCTGCAGGTGCACGGGCGTTCGGGTCCTTCCGGGGCGCGGGCGGTCGCGCGGGGCGCGGTCCGACCGACATTATCCGCCGGGACGCCGGTGCGCGGCACGAGAACCACCGGTCCGACCACCTACCCTTGTGCGGTGTCCACCCTGAGCGAGCTCGCGCAGCGCCATGCCCACCTCGACGCCGCGGACCTCGAGTGGCTGCACCTGCTGGTCGGGGACTGGCAGGTCATCTCCGACCTCGCCTTCGCCGACCTCGTGCTGTGGCTGCCCACCGACGACGGCGACTTCGTCGCGATCGCCCAGTGCCGGCCCAGCACCGGCGCCACGGTGCACTACGACGACGTCGTCGGATCCCGGGCCCCCGACGGTCAGCGCCCGCAGCTCGAGCGCTCGCTCACCGAGGTCCGCGCCCAGCGGTCCCGCGAGCCCCGATGGTTCGGCTCCTACGCCGTGCGCGAGGAGGCGGTCCCCGTCGTGCGCGAGGGGCGTGCCGTGGCGGTCATCGCCCGGCAGACCAACCTCGGCGGCGCGCGCACGCCCAGCCGCCTCGAGCTGAACTACGTCGAGGCCGCCGACGACATGATGGGGATGATCGCCCGCGGCGAGTTCCCGCTGCCGAACGCGGCGACCGGCCCGCGCCGCGGCGCGCCGCGCGTCGGGGACGGCCTGGTGCGGCTGAACTCCGAGGGCGAGGTGCTGTACGCCAGCCCGAACGCGCTGTCCTGCTTCCACCGGCTCGGCGCGATGGACGACCTCGTGGGCCGTTCCCTGGTCGAGGTGGTCGCCGACCTGATCGAGCAGAAGTCCGCGGTCGACGAGTCGATGCCGCTCGTGCTCATGGGACGCGCGCCGTGGCGGACCGACATCGAGGCGCACGGCGTCGCCCTGTCCCTGCGCGCGGTGCCGCTCACCGAGGAGGGGGAGCGGATCGGCGCCGTGCTGCTGTGCCGCGACGTGTCCGAGCTGCGGCGCCGGGAGCGCGAGCTCATCACCAAGGACGCGACGATCCGCGAGATCCACCACCGCGTGAAGAACAACCTGCAGACCGTCGCGGCCCTCCTGCGCCTGCAGGCCCGCCGGATGAACGTGCCGGAGGCCCGCGCCGCCCTCGAGGAGGCGATGCGCCGGGTCGCGACGATCGCGCTCGTGCACGAGACGCTGTCCCAGACGCTCGACGAGACGGTGCAGTTCGACGAGCTGGTCGGCCGGTCCCTGCGGCTCGCGGCGGACGTCGCGTCCGCCGGGGCGTCGGTCCGCACCGTCGTGCGCGGGACGTTCGGGCCGGTGTCCGCGGAGGACGCCACCGCCCTCGCGCTCGTGCTCACCGAGCTGGTCACCAACGCGGTCGAGCACGGGCTCGCGGGCCGCGAGTCCGGGTCGGTCGAGGTGACCGCCGAGCGGCTGGAGGACGACCTCACGGTGACCGTCGCGGACGACGGCGCGGGCATCCCGGCCGACGCGGGCGCCGGCACCGGGCTCGGGACGCAGATCGTGTCGACGCTGGTCACCAACGAGCTGCGCGGGTCGATCGCCTGGTCGCCCCGCGCGGGCGGGGGCACGGAGGTCACGCTGCGTGCGACGCTGCGCGCCCCGGGCCGGGAGGCGAACACCGTCGCCTGACGCGCCCGGGCGCCGCGCCGCCTCGCGCCGGCCACACCGCGCCCGCCGCGCGCCCGCATCGCGCCGCGCCGCGCCGCGTCGCGCCCGCCGCGCGCCCGCGTCGCGTCGCGTCGCCGCCGAGGCTGCAGGATCCGACTGCGTCCGGGCCCCGCGTCCGCGCGGATCCGGCAGTCTCGGCGCCGAGGTTGCAGCAGGTGCGGGGTCCGGCGCGCGGACGCGCGCAGGTACGGCAGTCTCGGCGCCGAGGTTGCAGCAGGTGCGGGGTTCGGCGCCCCGGAGCGCGCAGGTACTGCAGTCTCGCCGGCAGGCGCTGCCCGCGGGCAGCGCCTGCCGGGCCCGGACGCGACGACGCCCGCCTGCCCCGGTCGGGGCGGCGGGCGTCGTGGGTGTCGCGGGGCGGGTCAGCCGGCGCGGCGCTGGCGGGCGGTGCGGCGCTTGAGCGCGCGGCGCTCGTCCTCGGACAGGCCACCCCAGACGCCGGCGTCCTGGCCGGACTCGAGGGCCCACTTCAGGCAGGTGTCGACGACGTCGCAGCGCCGGCAGACGGCCTTGGCCTCCTCGATCTGCAGCAGGGCCGGGCCGGTGTTGCCGATCGGGAAGAACAGCTCCGGGTCCTCGGTCAGACACGCTGCACGGTGGCGCCAATCCATCGAACACTCCTCAGCACAGGGGCGCACCACGGCCAGGGGGCTGGGGTGGCGCAAGCGGGGGGCGCAGAAGCACACGTCGACGCACGAAGATTCGCGGGGGCGTGAGCGTCGGCGCTCGGGATTCGAACTGCTGCGAACTAGATTCACATGGCAGCGAACAGCGCACAAGGGGTTACGCGCAGGTTTCTTGCGCGTAACGGCTGAGGCGTCGGTCACACCTGTGGGGATCCTGGACGCCTGAAGGCGCACGCTACTCCCTGAGGGGCGGCGAGTGCCAATCCGGCTCGGATGCCGGGACCAACGTCCCTTCCTGCGGCCCCGCCCCGCTCCGACCTGCGGGAACGACGAACGCGTTTCACCCCGGGCGCCCGACCCGGCGCGCGGCGCGGCCCCCGACCGCTCGCGCGGGCCCGCCGCGTAGGGTCGCGTCGTGACCTCGCCGCGTCCCGCCCCCGCCCGGCCGCCCGCCGCCGTCCGCGTCCTGTCCGCCCTCGTGCTGGTCCAGGCCGTCGCGCTGCTCGGCGTCGCCCTCGCCCTGGTGGTGGGCCTGGTGCGCGGGACGTCGCTGCCGGGGCCGGTGGCCTTCATGGCGGTGCTCGCGCTGGGTGTCGCGGCGCTGCTGGCCG contains:
- a CDS encoding carbohydrate ABC transporter permease yields the protein MSTPSIPVIEQTAGKGAARAARRGVGRKKGSHGGGADRRPGWITYTILTAFILISAYPLYFTFLLSSSTSAEIAQNPVPSLIPGGEFLANLQRVFEADIDLVRATGNSLIVAVVTSASVVFFSTLAGYSFSKLRFRGRGPLLVFVIATMAVPTQLGVVPLYIVMRELHLTGNLLAVILPALVTAFGVFWMTQYLDSALPYELIEAARVDGASMFRTFWSVALPAARPAAAMLALFTFITSWTNFFWPSIVLGTQNPTLPVALKLLQAGFFQDMPLIMAGVVLSIIPLLVLFLVAGRQLVAGIMAGAVKG
- a CDS encoding carbohydrate ABC transporter permease, with the protein product MATQTAPPRGAAPSTDDRPHRKIGFRQTLGRWDVKVSPYLYISPFFLLFAVVGLFPLLYTAWVSLHEWSLIGGQGEFVGMDNFTFVLGQTFFWKALRNTISIFLLSTVPQVIAALVIAAMLDANLRAKTFWRMGVLLPYVVAPVAVGLVFSKMFADGSGMINTLLGYVGIDPVGWHKDAFASHIAIASMVNFRWTGYNALILLAAMQAIPRDLYEAATIDGATRLRQFFSITVPMVRPTMIFVILTSTIGGLQIFDEPRMYDATGLGGSNGQWKTVTLYLYELGWNKQQLGRAAAVAWLLFLIIIVFALLNNWLTRKISSADDLSRSAKAARKQSRKNARALERSLKRTSDAAVPAAAPTEVNPR
- a CDS encoding ABC transporter substrate-binding protein, giving the protein MRISTRKTWMAVAGATGVALLATACGGGSSDDDAAGGDEGGQITLTISTFNQFGYEDLLDEYMELNPDIKIEHNKFAKSDDAKEQFQTALGAGSGLADVVGVEVDWLPQMIQYSDQFTDLTSDSVEGRWNKWTTDQATTPDGALLGYPTDIGPEAIAYRADLFAAAGLPTDREEVAELFGGADATWDDFFAVGDQFMAAGTGPKFFDSADALAQGMINQVEVPFEDPDSGEIIALDNPEIRDIYDTILSHEDQSAGLKQWEEDWTNAFQTNGFAVALAPAWFLGNIEGNASGVEGWDIANVFPGGGGNWGGSFLAVPAMSEHPEEAQALADWLTAPEQQLKAFAVNGNFPSQIEAQQSDELQGMTREFFNDAPTGQIYTDRSAAISVAPYKGENYFTIRTGLSDAFNRVDVDKSQTPEESWKGFEEAVAAIG
- a CDS encoding DUF2505 domain-containing protein, producing the protein MHLQVTLSVPTDARTAGRMLADPVYVRAKVRASGAEDLQVDVTPGEEGAFTVTTRRALPTDQIPPNVRAFVGSTLEVRQAEAWEPPAADGGRRGTVAVEIAGAPVRLTGTVVLAGAGGTSTITYDGDLKAHVPLFGAAVEEAAAKAVRGALQAEEAVAREWVASATEA
- a CDS encoding sensor histidine kinase, which gives rise to MSTLSELAQRHAHLDAADLEWLHLLVGDWQVISDLAFADLVLWLPTDDGDFVAIAQCRPSTGATVHYDDVVGSRAPDGQRPQLERSLTEVRAQRSREPRWFGSYAVREEAVPVVREGRAVAVIARQTNLGGARTPSRLELNYVEAADDMMGMIARGEFPLPNAATGPRRGAPRVGDGLVRLNSEGEVLYASPNALSCFHRLGAMDDLVGRSLVEVVADLIEQKSAVDESMPLVLMGRAPWRTDIEAHGVALSLRAVPLTEEGERIGAVLLCRDVSELRRRERELITKDATIREIHHRVKNNLQTVAALLRLQARRMNVPEARAALEEAMRRVATIALVHETLSQTLDETVQFDELVGRSLRLAADVASAGASVRTVVRGTFGPVSAEDATALALVLTELVTNAVEHGLAGRESGSVEVTAERLEDDLTVTVADDGAGIPADAGAGTGLGTQIVSTLVTNELRGSIAWSPRAGGGTEVTLRATLRAPGREANTVA
- a CDS encoding WhiB family transcriptional regulator, with protein sequence MDWRHRAACLTEDPELFFPIGNTGPALLQIEEAKAVCRRCDVVDTCLKWALESGQDAGVWGGLSEDERRALKRRTARQRRAG